One Puntigrus tetrazona isolate hp1 chromosome 25, ASM1883169v1, whole genome shotgun sequence genomic window, GTCCCGTCAAGTCATCAGCGTGTGGCAGGAGGGCAGAGGGAGAGAAACGGATCATGTTGTGTCCCCGGAGATCAAGGGGATCAAGCTGTTCTTGTGTTTATCTTGATCAATGAGCGAGTGAGGATAAAACGTTCTCGTGGATCAAACCGTTGCCCTCGGGGATTCGCAAGGTCGCGAGAATGTGCTTCGGCCTCGGTTTGAGGAGAGCAAAAGTGATTCAGCAAATATTTTTAGCGTTTGTTACTTTGCGTGAATTACGAGAAGTTTATAGGCTTCtgtgaaggagaaaaaaagcgGCGGGGATGATGTAATCCATGTCTTACCTCGATGAATTATTAACCGCTTTTTTACTGTTCCGCCTGATGCATATTTCatacaaaactgaaaagaaCTTGTGAAAACTGTAAGCTCCAGGTACAGTGGCACgcatctataaaaaaataaaggcctTGTTTGCAGAGACGGGtatgtaaaacacaaaattgcTCCTCTGTGTTGCTAATGTAGAACAAACACTGACATAGTAGTCTTCACTGAGAAGTGTAGCAATGTTAATTACTTTCTTATGCTGTATGTCATCTTACGAGCATCATTAAGATATCAAGTTGTATCCCACATCCGTCTATAAATGAATCAGAGCATAATTACTGTTGAGTTGTACGAAAGTGCCACGACAAAGAGCTGTGATGGGAAACTAAAACATTTGtctattttacacttttaagtGCTTTCCAAAAACAAATCAGGTGCACTGTTAACAGCATCCACAATAGgacattcaaatatttgcaaTTGAAATCTCTTGCACGTTTTTGACATGGTTTCTTGTCAACTGAGAAAGATGCTTATTGTCGCTAAAGAGAGTTGCTTTATTTCCATAGCTCAAAAGTTTTTTCTAGGGGTCAAAATGATCTTAATAAGTggtgaaaaatgttattttttatacgtttttttgTGTATGCGCTCGTAGGCTTCTTCAGACAAAACGTTTCTCCTCCCTACGAACACAGGAAACGAGGCACATCTAGGGAATAGTGTCTGTTAGACTAAGCACTGGCTGACCCAGATTTAAACTGCCTGTGGAAGAAGAATTTATGTGATAGAAGGAACCGGAGAACTGAGAGGTGTTGCTAGCCATCAGAACCAGAGGCAGATCAGGGCAGATAAGGTATATTAATGCAACTTCATGAAAACATGGTatatgaacaacaacaaaaacatacaaatttgaTACCTGTTATTGTTCACGGTTCAGTACAATGACATTTTGTCACGAGTTGACTAAGTgagtttaaaatcatttataaacatgAATTGTTTACCAAAATGGTAATTCTGGAAtggttgctttttttaataactaaaaaaagGTCAGAAATAGGTCAGGGTTTCGTGATCTGAACAAGTTCCAAGCCAAGTAAACTTTGTCTTGTTACTTGAGAATGATGCATTATTCTCAAgttacgagaatactttttgtatacaCGAAAAAGAAGACTTTATTCAATAGTTTGTGTCCTCTGCGTCACCCTTGCGCCACTGGGGAGAGTATCACATACATAAACAATTACACTGTTCTGTGTTCAGTGTTTACGTTGTTTATGCACTGATCAGAACGTAAAAAGCGTATCCGTACATATGCGTTGCATACTTTGTTTACATATCTTATACTCTCTAAAATGATGTTATAGGGTGAGGGTATAGAGGAGACAAAATACAGTATTTCATGAAAGTAgttgtttttgtattctttgCGAACACAAAACATTCTCGTAGTTTtgtaaaattacggttgaaccgcTGATGGATTATTGATCACATGGATTACTTTAACTATATACTATCTTTCTGAACCTTGATCATGTAAGGATCCTTGCTGTCTGTGGTGGATCTGAGAGCTCTtggaattcatcaaaaatatcttaatttgtgttctgaaaatgaacTAAGGTCTTACaagtttggaataacatgagggtgagtaattaatgccagaataaatttttttattgtgaactatctctttaagaagAGGAGTGCTATTACTCTTCAAAGTGATCTGActcacaatttctttttttttttttttagaaaatggaAAACATCTGATACAATGATTATTAAATTGCCAGAATGTACTGTATTTCCATTTGTTCCATGCTGAATGCATTTTCCcatctataatatatatgtagtgATGGATGATATGTCATTGAGATTCACAGcctaaatttaatatttaatttgagcaGAATAATCAATTCATACATAATAGATGGCGCTTTTCCCAGCCACCAGAAGATCCCATGATAGGGAAAACATGGCCAACTTGCACTTATGTAATTCTACCACTAGCCAGTATTCCGTCATCCTGTGGTGGGGCTCCCCTACTGAAATCCAGTTCCATCTGTCCATGCTTGTTGTTCTATCTTACAGTAAGCTGCCGTGTAAGTAATGCAAGCCTCCTCCAACCTCTTTCAAAGCACTTGAGGGACCATCTCACCAAATCTGCATGTGGTAACCTTGCCAGAGGCTGACCAGGAGTCCCTGGTGAAGGGAACTATGATTAAATTTATCCCAAAGAGGTGTAGGGCAGTTATATCGATGTCTTTCTGTCATTCTATGCTCTCCTTGAGAGCGCACAGTGACCTTGAGGTTCAGCTGTTTAAGCACTCCATTTGTTGACGTGGCACTTTTCAGAAGCACGTTTAGAAGGAACTGAAGACGTGACATTATCCAAGTGTACTTCCTCCGAATTCTGCTGAAAAGGGTGTTTATGAGCAATTACTGTATTCATGATGTTGTAAGtggatttatttttgtctgCTCTATAAAACCTATTTATAGCTGAACTCTGTGCTACAGCTGTTGTGAAAGGAATTCAAAGAACAAGCATTAAAGGAATTCTGTCCTTCTGTCATCTTGTTGGAAAAGTGCCATAAAAGTACTTATGTATCAAGTCATACAAAAGCTATCAGTGTAGACCAATGCTATCCTCCAAACTTTACCCTCTTAAGTCCCACAGAAAAAGTATGTTATACAAGTTAGGAAGACATATTGaaagaattgtcatttttggatgaaggTCTTACATAacatctccctctctctttttcccacAGTGGGTAGCATTTGCATCTTTGTTCTTCATTTTGGTGTCCATTACCACGTTCTGTTTGGAGACTCATGAGGCCTTCAATCCCATCATCAACCGCACAGAGACTTACATGGTGGGCAATGAAACACGGGAGCGTGTCTTTCCTGAGACGGAGACTATGGTGCAGTTAACCTATGTTGAGGGTGTTTGCGTTGTGTGGTTCACTTTTGAGTTTCTAATCCGAGTGACTACCTGtccaaacaaattaaaatttgtgaGAAATGCCCTCAACATCATTGACTTCGTGGCCATCCTCCCCTTCTACCTGGAGGTAGGGCTGAGCGGACTCTCCTCCAAAGCAGCAAAAGACGTATTGGGTTTCCTTCGTGTGGTGCGATTCGTTCGAATTCTCCGTATTTTCAAGCTGACGCGACACTTTGTGGGTTTGCGGGTACTAGGGCACACACTTCGTGCCAGTACCAATGAATTTATCCTCCTCATTATTTTCCTTGCACTCGGAGTCTTAATCTTTGCCACTATGATCTACTATGCTGAACGTTTTGGAAGAAACCTCAACGATCCTGACGCCAGTAGTGACACACACTTTAAGAACATCCCCATTGGCTTCTGGTGGGCTGTGGTAACAATGACAACCCTTGGTTATGGCGATATGTACCCTCAGACGACATCTGGCATGCTGGTGGGCGCACTGTGTGCTCTGGCAGGTGTATTGACGATTGCCATGCCTGTACCTGTAATCGTGAACAACTTCGGCATGTACTACTCCCTAGCCATGGCGAAACAAAAACTaccaaagaaaaagaacaagcaTATCCCACGAGCACCTCAACTGGGATCTCCAAACTACTGCAAGTCAGTGATTAACTCCCCGCGACCCAGCACGCACAGTGACACATGCCCCCTGGCACAGGAAGAGGTTTCCGAGATCAGATATCAAGGTAGGAGCTAATATTTTGAGAATCTTTGcatttcaaagtgaaattaCAGTAGAATGATCACCATAAAGGAACACTCTACTATTTTGGAAAATAGActaattttccaactcccctagagttaaacagttgagtctGAATCCATTCAGCTAATCTCTGGTTCTGGTGGTAGCACCTTTAGCTGCAGTTTAGCATAGATAATTGAACCATTGTCTTACCATTGGTGCAGCAGGCACAATAATATTAAGCGTAACATCATTGTAACTGCTGCACCCATGGTATAGAACCCATGGTATCTATGTTAAACTGCAGCAAAAGTTTTACCACCAGAGATCTgctaaatggatttaaaaatggtaaaatccaactgtttaactctaggggagttgcaaaatgagcctattttcaaaaatagtgaagtgtttctttaaaatgagtCATATCATAAAATAGTTTCCTCAGAGGTTCACTAATTCGGTCTGACTGTAGAAGTTTAATTGCTGTAAAGGTTTAGTTCTATGCCTTCAAGACTTACAAACAAATCTCTAAGCATGTCCTTAGTACTTTACCACAACTGGATAAGTCAGCATACTGAagagtaatattttaaacaggattttaaaagatttacttTTTGGACAAGACAGTGAGTTCAGTTTTggttttcagttcagttcagagtATGTTCCATGTTATGCTAGACATAAAACACCTTTCATTTGAAAAGGTTATTGAGCTTTGTCATGTTTTGACtgttaatttgacatttatctAATCTATCGAATTTAGAACATCAATCTGCTGAGCTCTGTTTAGCTAGCTTGAGTTGGACGCATCTGAATAATGAATCTACAGGTAGGTTTGATTTTAGAGAAGAACGTTGTGGTTAAAATGAGTAATTAGTGGACTTGgttgtgaaaattaaaaagtgctaATAGTTTCGATAATGCagaaatcttttcttttctcagtgGAATTGCACTAATGGACGCTTACTGTTGCTCTAAGCTTTCTCAGGCATCTAAATTACAGATAGTCCAGTCTAGCAATAACAGGTAACCACACACACTAGACTTTATGCTATGTCAGAGAATGCTGAGAAACTATTGACTAAAAAGGGCATGGGgggatgttttaaaaaaatgagggGAAAGGGGCTTGTGAAACTGACAATAAATTGTGTGAACAGAAGTTGAGAGAATATGGATTTTCAAAGTTCCAGAGAGACCAATCCATTTGTCCAGTTTAACCTTCCAAATTAGTTATAACAGGAGTCAAACATAATTCTTGGGGGGCAGGAGCCCAGAGTTTGGATGTAACCCtttattaaacacacctgatccaagtaaggtttaattgaaaaatgcatAGTATGTGTGTTGAAGCAGAGTTagaactaaactctgcagggctccagCCCTCCAGCAATTTAGTTTGACAACCCTGAGTTATAAGTTGAATATTCTACATGTAGGTCAGGGGTATTTCTTCCTGCTCCTGGAGACCAACTGCTTCAACTAACTCGCCTTTAATGTTTAAGTAATCCTGCAACAGATTATCTGGTTCAAGCATGTTTGCTTAAGGTTGGAGCTAAACGTAACAGGACAGTGGGTCTCCTGAAGCAGGGATAAGTAATCCTGGTCTAGGTCATGATATAACAGGACAATATGGTTCAAAATCTGCTGTTCAAAATTATTAGGGACAGGTGAATTTGGATAGCGGTACCATCACGCATGGTGAAAAAAGCATCTGTTTCCCGCagaaatgttagaaatgtttatatatcaGCCGGATTTAACTTTGAGAGTGGTTTGGCTTTCAGGATGTGTCGCAAGTGTTGATAGCCTAAATCTAAACTAAATCCTGCATTTCACCTTGCATCAATCTGTAATGAGTCATCTCTCTTTGCTTGTGACTGGAGATTTTAAAGTGAATGGGGAGGCATCCAAAGCCGCCCTGGCCAATGAGGACTGTCCTCACATCGACCAGGCGGTGTCGCCCGAGGAAGTGTTCAGCCCTGTGGACCGTGAGAGACCCTGCTTCCTGCTCACCTCCGGAGGAGAACGAGCCAATCACACTGGGGGGAGAGTCAGGAAGGGTACGTAACTAGCCAATCACTGCTAGCCATCAGAGCACTGCCAGTGCTGTGTCTGAAAGTGGagcagctgtcaatcaaagaTGCTCTTTCGGTGCAAAATGACCGACTGTCACTCAGCCTTCTTTCTTGCAGTCTGATAGCTCCTCAGGTCTGCCGTTACTCTAAGGTTGACAGGAAAAGCTGCGATAAAAATGACATATCCAAGTGAGCCGTCAACAGGCTTCTTTTCATTTATAGCTCAGTCTGAACAAGATCTTTGAGAAGAACATTCCGTGACAGTTTTTCCTAAAGTATTCATGTGAATGCAGTACGTTTTACAGGACATATTTCAGGCAGATTCAGTGGGCCATTATGCAAGGGTCcaattttaaagagaaaaagtaACAATGTTTACGAAAACAATGGTTTTATAcggtaaatgaaataaatacgcTTCAGTATAATGTCTAGCAGTGTGCTTGTTTGCATGCAGATTCACAATGGCTAGTGGTCCTGGTAATGGTGAATCTCACAAGAGATGCAGCATGGGATATGGGGCATGTGGTCACATGACAAGAACTCAGCCAGTCAGAAGCTCTCAGTTGcacattaacagaaaaacaggtGCCATCAGCCATGATGCCCTTCTGAAAAGACCAGCTTCCTAGCATTAATTACCATGCTTATCCAGGCTTGTTAGGTGCTGGTTCAACTGATTTACTGGTAGAACTAGTTAAGTAGTTTTCTTGGGACACTGCTACCAGTATGCATAACACAACCAACTATGATGGCCATTTCAACAGGGTGGCCAAGAAAAGACTTGGCAAGGGAATCAAAATCTTTCCTAAACTCTTGGTAACACCTTGAGTACAAGAATGTGTTAGGCCAAGGATTATATATAAGTGAAATACTTGTGTTGTTAGCCCCATATTTAACAAAAGTAGCATTATCTGGTAGCTACACAGCTAGAATACCAATAAACTGGGTGTACATGTACTGTTGTTTCTTGTTGGGCTGATGTGTCTGGCTGAGTTCTTTGATATCTCTCTGAACCTGTGTTGTGCTGTACAGCACTGTGAAACCACCCCATGCATGCAGTAGACAGTTTGAAGCATAGAAAGCATGGAGGATGATGCAGTTGACTTGGCAATCAGTCATTGTCAACTGGCTAACCATGCACATAACCAATACATGACAAGGCAACACTAACCAAATCTAATCTGCGCATACACaccacatacagtacacacaacTCAGCTTAACTGTCCATGAATCTACTTTAAGGAGCATATTTATTCACAAGCAAACCTTGGCAGAGTCTTTGTCTAGAGTTGAAGGCTAGTCTGAGGTTTTACTGAAAGCCCTTTTTCTCTTCAAATGAAGGTTATGAAAAGCCATGGAGCCATAGCAGCATGTCTGGAGGCGTGGCCTCAGTGTCGGCCCTGCCCTGCAGCCCACCCTGTCTCATGCAGCAGGTCCACTCTCCCATCCCATCCATCTTGTAGCATGGACAACAAAACTAACCAATCAGAGGCCCTCGCTCCGCAGTGCTGCGCTGAGACGCCTGCTCACACTGTGCACCATCCATCTCTCATTAAACTCTTTTTCATTTGAACTCTTCACTTCTTCACTTCCTCTCCCTCTTGctttctctcttcttccccTTATTTCATTTCTAATCTTCTGCCCTTCGTCCttttccttcctcttcctcttcaatATTCTATTGTCTCTTTATTTGTCCTTCATCTTCCTCTtgttctttccttctctctctcacctccATATAATCTGCCCATTTCTTTCCTCTTCCTTCTCCCTTCCTGCTCTTCCCCTTATCTTAAGTTCTTCTCTATTCCTCTTCCttgttcttttcttctccttcaTCTTCCTCTGCTACTTCCCTTTGTTCTTCCTCATCTCTTTCTTCTCATTCTTCTTGCTTCATCCTCCATTTGCTTTTCCACTCCTTATTCTTTTCCTTCCTTATCCTCTGCCCTTCTTCTTCACTCTTTACCTTCATCTACTtcttttcagttgtttctttctcctcctctcatATTTTTTCTTGCTACTTCCACTCTTTGCATTCTTCTTCCTCCCCTTTTCCTCTTCCTTTGACCTTCCTCCTCTCtccatttttttctcctcattttCCTTATCATCTTTTCTTGCTCTCTTCTATTTCTCTTCTCCACAGTATCTCATCTTCCTATGCAGTGGTCTCATCTAAACCCCATCTTCTCTATGCTGTCTCTATTCTTTCCTTACTTGCAATTTTCTGCACTTTCATTCTACCCCTTCTCTCTACTTcataaatcctttttttcccAAACCCTGAGTGTTTTAAGCTGTGGTTTTCATTAGGTGCTATCTGACAccattgaaaaggaaaaaaagatgaGACAATGGCTATTTCATATATGATATAAGATAAAGTTAGCTTGAAGTGACACTAAACAATCATGATTATAGTGATGCACACGTCACCAACATAGAAACTTGACTGAAGAAACCTCATTTGCATTTGCATGCCTTGCATGGGAAACTATCTGAGAAAACAATGTAAGTTTATTGAAAATATGTaagaaaaattgtgttttttcatCCAAAGCTTCTTTAAATATATCTGATGCAGAGTATGGTATCAATTACGATGACATACAATATATGTAgcaattgtttctttttatttttgcagacaTTTTTTGCCTTTCCCCAAACTACGATCTCTGgtgttttttaaacatcatgCAACATTAGTAGCAGCAACACAGTCGACCCTTCGACGAACAAATTAAGATGCAAATAgtgaaaaaaaagcactttaacaTTTTCTCGAAACAGAGCAGGCAAATTTAAATAGTATAATCATTTCAATTACAATACCAgctattatataaataagttttattttaacgaAAACccatatttttcataaattccgtttcaaatgtgatttatctgtaatacatacatgtgtatatcacatttttaaacgtGTAACACTGTAGCAAAATCacagaaaatatacaatatagaTGTATCGTgcagttgaaaaaaataaacgacttttaaaaaataaaataatcagtgtACTTTTGGGATTATTTGGGGAGAGGTAAATGCATGcacttttatgcaaaaatacatatgcgaatgacaaaactgtaaatatgaaccttgcatgaaataaattttgTATCCAATCTGTATATAGACTCTGGTTTTCTTTGACAGAACATGCATACATGACTCCCCCCGGTTGCTTTGCAATAAGCTGTGCCTGTATTGTGATGTCTCTTTGATCTTTCACCCTATCTTTATCACCGAGCTGTTTTTCCTGGCAGCTATTTTTGGACTTTACTGTCTGTAtttaaagttgcaattatgCACCAGTGTTACTAGCTCATAATTCAATCCTGGTAAAAGGATGCACAATCACACTTGGATCTGAAAAGGTCGGAAAGGTCAAAGAGAGAGCGTGTGACCTCCCGGTAAAGCGGGGGGGAATTGAAACAGGAGAGCCGAGGCAGGACTAGAGGTGATCGTGCCCTGTTTCGCACACTGGTAGCATGCCACGATTCATTAACTAAGCATGTCACACCGTCCCACTGCGTACACACCCAATCACAGCATGACCCGATGAGTTAATCGTATTAACAATAACTTGTAGACCGGATCTGAATGAATGCAGCATGGGAGAGTGCATGGTAAACCCAGAGTTAACCATGAGCCTGTAAAGAAGGCAGTTGTCACTTGCTTGACACACATCACCCTGTTTGCTTGCACGGTTCGAGGGACAACAATCCCGCCAACCTTCTTCATCCGCCCACCCCCCTCCCCCCATGTTTCTGTGCCGTTCGTTTGGtgtattaatatgattttccttgttgtttgttgttgttgttttctcttcgTGTTTTTTTAGAGACCCAGCGCGCCAACCGAAGCAGACAACCAACCGAGTCAGTGTGTGTAATGAACCATGGTGTACCAACCACTATGTGTGTCAACCATAAAGCCACATCCCCCACCTGATAGTACCGTATTtagcgagagtgtgtgtgcgcgcgcgcgtgtgtgtgtgtgtgtgtgtgtgagggtgtgcCATGCGTTTGTTGTAGATTAGCACTTCTCTTCCGAGTTGTGACTTAGAATTAATTCAGCGTAGATGTAGCACAGTAACCAAGAGAAGCTGTAGTTATTCAGCCGTATGTAGCGCTGtttcgttcgtggattattgtgctATCGTGCTGTGCGAAGTGCCTGTTGTTTTTCCGTTTGTGAGTGTCAGTGTTGTACATGGTGCCTGTGTGTGCTAGTGGTGTGAAAACATGACCTTTCTTTTATCTCGTCGAAGTGTTTGTTTTAGGTTGTTTCaatgttgtaaaaatgttacTCCAGTCACTAATCACATTTCAGtgggaaaaacagaaaaaaatccaTGAGCTTTGTGATCATGTTTGAgtagggagaaaaaaaaaaagagcaaattgTTTTCCCGTATTTTGTACTATTGTAGTTACCATGTAGAAAATGCcttttgcactgtttgcaccgTTCACTTTTACATTCCTTTCTGTAGAACAAATGGCgatttgatatattttgtagGTCACATGTTTGGCTGGTAACTTTAGAGATGCACCGCGTACTAATCAGACGTGACTAATCAGGCTCCGCCCacaataaaatcataattttacttaaatatttatatttgacatGTAATTCACGTTGAtcatgttctgattggctgtgaaaATATGTAGTCGCTTTTATTCAAATACTACAGTGTAttgtgcatgttattttttgacagacaaaatgttcattttgttgactcatataaaaaaaatatatataaaaaccattaaaatgagCATCCTGTTGTAAATAATAgtgaaaaatcactttttaatccTGCCCCGTTGACCTGATTCAGCATAAAAAGATGCTTTTGTTGAAAATTTGATGTGTTGTGCCTGGTTAGAACGCGGTGTTGGATTTGAAGGTGAAAAACTAAGGCTTGATAGCACATTATAGGGACCAAACtcagaatttttaaatgaatggcaACACCATCATTGAGTTTGATGAGGAAAATGTTTGATAAATGCTTAGTTTGCATTTGAAACCTCAGTCTGAACACACAAGCTCTTTTGAAAGCCACATATTACGGCGGTTTTCGTATATACACCATCACAAGAGACAATCCTGCACAGAACAACAACACAACTCTTTATAGAGAACATACAGGGTTCATGATGGAATAAACGAAAGGAACCGATACTGTGTCTCAAGTTTGTTTcgacatttatttttcattgttgtgAAAAATGTCAAGTAAACCCAATTCTTTGGGACCTAACTAGCGCACTGCCAGTTGTATCACGGGAAATGTCGACGTTGGGTCGTTTCCTTACAATATGCTGGACTGTTCAAAGACCCAACCACAGCAGAGCACAAACAAcagaatataataaaacctCCGAAGGTTCACAGTCTTTACGACTGCAAAGTTTTTGGACACGGTCACCATCGAACTTTCTGGCAAAAGGCGGCATCTCAAACGTTTGTGCTGTTTTGTGAGACgtttcttgtgtttttcagcacaTTTGCAGTGCGTAGTATGGATAGTTATCTACAACCAGGTGGTGTTTTCATTGATGGTTTGAGTTGACATATTGTTAAGGCaattttgtgtctttttctgaagagagaatttaaaaaaagcaatgaaaactaaataatgacaataaaaagcactaaaacacagattttgAGTGTTTTGTGGGTTTTTAAGCGATGAAGTGCAGATACAAAAATAGTAGATGCATGAACAGACATAcctaaattaattgtaaaacattaaacacattacttcattttataaataaacaccaGTCAATCGAGTGAAAACTAATTCTCTTATGCGTTAAGTATTAGGTATGTTACATTTCTGACAGACATCATGTTGAAGCTACTTAGGCTGCCGTGTTATTCTTCTGTGAAAGTGAAAAATCTGGTAGCAGGCTTctcataaataaatcaatgtaaatCTTGCGCATGTTATTTTTTGACggacaaaatattacattcagcTGTCGCAAATTCATTGACTTTAGAAAATCAAGAGAAGGTTTGATGCACaaatttgttgttattgtatctttaaaacaaaaatagtttattagAACCGTGAAAATACAGATGCTGTTGTCAATAATAGTGTAAAATCGCTTTTAAAACCTCCCCCTGCCCCTTCTTTAGTAGATTATCACTCTGGGATGAAATCATTGCACAATCACAGGGCATTCTGGGAGATTGAGTGCTTTAAGACAGGTCATTCTTAAACTGTAAAGATGTAAATCTGTTTCAGTTAATGGCTCCACATTGATGGTTATTTAAGGGTATTCTCTGTCAatctgaggtcaaaggtcagaagATATAATCATTGACCGTCAATCACAACAAAGGAAGCATCAATTACCATTTTAGCAGTGAATTGATAAACTCATCCAGAGAATGAGTATCTGATTGAATTTGTCTGTTCTCACTGAATTGAATTCAGTACTTACCAAATTTATCAGTGAATgcactgagagaaaaaaagtcttacaGGTTCACAACAACTCAAAGTGAGAATTTTTATTTCTACTGTGGCTTACTGACCAATATATCAACTAAACGTTAACCGTataaatttgaatataaaataaatctcaatttgCACAAAGCTGCAAATagaccattattttattttgggcaCTTCTGATTTCATAAGCGTAATGTGGGTAGTATTTAGCATCTTTAAGACTTTGATCTAAAATCTGCcttttaaaggctttttatgaataattcattaaaaccGTAACGTAAGCAAACAGTCTTTGTCACAGTCTGAGAGCCAAATGCTCAAACCTGTTCATGTTGCTGAATCCTCGTTGCTCTTCAAACTGCATAGTGCCAATGAATGTCCTGATCCACAGCCAATTAGAAGAGCCGTAGCGTCTCTGAGACG contains:
- the kcnc1b gene encoding potassium voltage-gated channel subfamily C member 1b isoform X1, which codes for MGQGDDKDRIVINVGGIKHQTYRSTLRTLPGTRLSWLAEPDAPNNFDYDANIGEFFFDRHPGVFAHILNYYRTGKLHCPADVCGPLYEEELAFWGIDETDVEPCCWMTYRQHREAEEALDSFAGGALDLGHEDPEPEAVAEAAEGDEGVEMTRRLAQGDSPDNRSGRWSRWQKKTWALFEDPYSSKYARWVAFASLFFILVSITTFCLETHEAFNPIINRTETYMVGNETRERVFPETETMVQLTYVEGVCVVWFTFEFLIRVTTCPNKLKFVRNALNIIDFVAILPFYLEVGLSGLSSKAAKDVLGFLRVVRFVRILRIFKLTRHFVGLRVLGHTLRASTNEFILLIIFLALGVLIFATMIYYAERFGRNLNDPDASSDTHFKNIPIGFWWAVVTMTTLGYGDMYPQTTSGMLVGALCALAGVLTIAMPVPVIVNNFGMYYSLAMAKQKLPKKKNKHIPRAPQLGSPNYCKSVINSPRPSTHSDTCPLAQEEVSEIRYQDFKVNGEASKAALANEDCPHIDQAVSPEEVFSPVDRERPCFLLTSGGERANHTGGRVRKGYEKPWSHSSMSGGVASVSALPCSPPCLMQQVHSPIPSIL
- the kcnc1b gene encoding potassium voltage-gated channel subfamily C member 1b isoform X2 produces the protein MGQGDDKDRIVINVGGIKHQTYRSTLRTLPGTRLSWLAEPDAPNNFDYDANIGEFFFDRHPGVFAHILNYYRTGKLHCPADVCGPLYEEELAFWGIDETDVEPCCWMTYRQHREAEEALDSFAGGALDLGHEDPEPEAVAEAAEGDEGVEMTRRLAQGDSPDNRSGRWSRWQKKTWALFEDPYSSKYARWVAFASLFFILVSITTFCLETHEAFNPIINRTETYMVGNETRERVFPETETMVQLTYVEGVCVVWFTFEFLIRVTTCPNKLKFVRNALNIIDFVAILPFYLEVGLSGLSSKAAKDVLGFLRVVRFVRILRIFKLTRHFVGLRVLGHTLRASTNEFILLIIFLALGVLIFATMIYYAERFGRNLNDPDASSDTHFKNIPIGFWWAVVTMTTLGYGDMYPQTTSGMLVGALCALAGVLTIAMPVPVIVNNFGMYYSLAMAKQKLPKKKNKHIPRAPQLGSPNYCKSVINSPRPSTHSDTCPLAQEEVSEIRYQDFKVNGEASKAALANEDCPHIDQAVSPEEVFSPVDRERPCFLLTSGGERANHTGGRVRKETQRANRSRQPTESVCVMNHGVPTTMCVNHKATSPT